The Mycolicibacterium insubricum DNA segment GTACGTCGAGGCCGATATCGTTCTGCCCCAGGTATTCTCGGATGTCGGCGTAGCCCTGCACGTCCGTGTCGGCGAGCACCGCCGCGTAGTCGCCGGGTGGGTTCTCGTCAATGCGTCCGGCGAGCGTGCCGAATCCCGGGACGGCGTCGACGGCGACGACGTTCTCCGGTCGGGCACCGCGGAAGACCGCGCCGATGGCCGCGGTGACGGTGGATTTGCCGACCCCGCCCTTGCCGGAGACCACCGTGATGACGTACTGCTTGCGGATGTGACGCCGGATCCGCTCGCAGAGTTCCCGGTAGTGGCGCTCGGCGCGGGACTCCCCGAGGTTCAGGCCGGTGAAGGTGGCGGTGTAGACCGCGCGGCGCCAGCCCGAGCCCGGCGGTATCTTGCGTGGCGCCACCATGTCCGAGATCCGCAGTGAGCCCGATACCGACTCCCCTTCGCAGACGGCCGTTCGGCCGACAGTGTCCCCCATCGTGCTCACACCACCTTCCGGTAGGAATACCAATCCGATTCGGCCGGCAACCGGCCCAGCATCGCGCCCACCGCGGCCATGATCGCCCGGGAGGTGCCCGGGCCCGCGATCAGCCACCGCCGGCCCGCGCGAACGACGACCTCCGCGACGATCCGGCCCTCGGGGGTGTCGAGCACGGTGACCGCACCCGCTTCCACCACCGCTCGCGCCCCGCCGTCGACACCGGACTGCACGGCGACCACCCCCGCCTGGGCGGACTTCTCCGGGTCACCGGCCAGCGAGAGCAGCCGGATCTGTTCACCGTCGAGACCTTGCGATCTCAGCAGGGCCCGCATCGCCGTCGTGTCACGCACGCCGGCCACCGCTTCGGCGGGCAGCGTCACCGGTTTCAGCGGGGCCGGTTCGGCGCGTCCGCACAGCCGGTCGATTTGCTCGCCGATCAGCGCGGTCGCACCGAGCAGGGTGGTCGAGGTGCCGGCCGGTCCGATCCGCACAAGGTCGTCGCAGCGTTCCAACACCACCCACCACTGGGCGAACCGGGCCAGCAGCACCCGCGCGGGCGGTCCCGGCGCGGGGGTTACCACGTTGACCACCAGGGCGATATCGCGGCGTTCCGCCACGGTCAGCCATTCCGCCACCGGCGGGTCCACCCTCCCGGCGTCGTCGATCAAGCCGCAGCGGCGCAGCTCCTCGGCGATCGGCAGCCCCAGCGCGGATTCCCGGGTTTCGGCGCGCGGAAGATGCGGGCGCAGGCCCAGTTCGGGGCCGAGCACCTCAATGCCGGTGAGTACCTGAAGTACCCACAGGCCGTCGATGGTGGTGGTCAGCACCCGCCGGACCCGCTCGGTCAGCCGAAGAAATTGGCGACGGTCTGATCGGTGATGGCGGCGCTGTCGCACACGGTCTGCACGGCACCGCCGTGGTTGCCGACCGTCTCGGCGAGGTGTTTGAGCGCGCGCAGCAGCTCCTGCTGGTGTAGGAAGAAACCGTCGGCGCCGATGCCCTGGAAATCGGCGACCAGGGCGTTGGTCTTGGCTTCGACGTCACCGCTGATGTCGGCCAGTCCGACGCCGTGCTGCACCGTCTGCCCCGCCGCGTCCAGGATGGTCGGCAGCGCGTAGGTGATCTTGTCCATGTTCGGGTCTCCTTGTCAGAGAGGGGATTCGCCGGGTCTCAGAACGGCGTCGGACTGGTGGCGTTGAGTACCTGGCAGATCTTGTTGGCCGCGTCGGCCTCGTTCTGCTCGACGAAGTCGGCGGTCTTGGCCAGCCCGTTCGCCAGGAAGATGCCGTGCTGGACGGCGCGCTGCAGATCACTTTCGATGGAGATCGCCGCGTTGGTGGAGGTGTTCTGGGTGAGGCCCTGGAACACTCCGGGTGCGGCGATGTTCTGGTGGGTGGCCAGGTATTGGGTGGCGACCGCGCCGGCGGTCTCCAGCGCGGACATGATGGAGTTGCGGGCCTCGCGCAACTGGGTGGGCGGAACGTCGAATGTCGTCATGGTGGTCTCCCTGGCGGTAGCGGACTCCGGATGGGTTCCGATCTGACTGTGAGCGTAGGCCGATTCGATGATTCGTCACTTCGGCCTCGACGGGAGCTGTGGATAACCTGCCGGTGTCCACAGGCTGGAAGTGGTTTGGGCACAGCGGATCCCCGGGCATCGTTGCGATGCCCTCGGTCTGGCTGACGGTCTAGTCGATGTCCGCCATCGGCAGCCTCAGTCCCGGGTCGCCGGCGAACCGGCGACCACCTTCACTCGGCTGATGTCTTCTGCCCTGCCGGATCCCGCCCCGACCCGGCCCAACATTCCCGGCGCCATCGGCATGGCGGCACCGCCGGTGGCGACCCGCGCCTCGGCGGCGTTGAGTGCCCCGGCGGTGCGCCACCCGGTCGGCCGGCCGCCCGATTCCGGGGCGAAGTTCGACGACGGCCGGGTGTAGCTGGTCAGCCCGACGGCCGCGCCGCGGGCCGGGCCGGAACCGGCGGTCGGGCCCAGGCCGGCGGACACCGGGACCCCGCCCGTGGCGCGAACCGGTTCGGCCGTCCGCGGCACCGCCTCGTCGGCCAACTCCGGGGCCAACGCGGTTTCCCCTCGCCCGAACGATCCGAACATCCCGGGCAGCGCCTGGAACGCACCGAAGGCGGTCTGCCCCAGTTGCATCGGTATTCCGGTGACGGTTTGCATCAGCTGCGAGCCCACCTGGCCGACCTGCTGGGTGACGCCGGAGACCTGCCCGATCACCGAGTCCATCCCCTGGGCCGGACCACCCGCGGCCTCCCCGGCCAGGCCCGCGGCCGCCTTCGACGCCTGCATGGCGGTACCGGCGGCGCCCGTCGCGGTCGCCTCGGCGACCGCGGCACCGGCCTCCGCCGGCGCCGCCGGGGAAGCGCCCATCGCCGTGATCGGCGGCGGGACGGCCAGCGCCGGGATCAGCGCCATCAGGGCGGCCGAGTACCCGGTTCCCACCCCGGCGTTGTTGGGCCACATGCCCCCGAAGTACTCCACGTCCTTTTCGATGATCTGCGGTGTCAGCATTCCCAGTGCAGGAATATTGGCTGCGCACAACGCTTCCCATTGGACGCGGTTTCCCTCGCACAGCGCCGCCGGGATCATCGTCGAGGTGGCCGTCAGGTAGGCGTTGATGGCGGTGGCGAACACCGGCGGTTTCTCCATCAACCACGCCGAGAGCAGGTGCAAGGTGGTGTTGAGCATCGTCTGGGTCAGCTGCGACCCGATTCCGGCGACGCCGACGAACTCCGGTGCCAATGCCGCCGCGTTGCCCATCGACACTCCGGCGGCGGTTTCGCAGCCGGCGAGTTCCATGGCGTAACCCACGGCCGCGGCCGCGGTGGTGCCGACTCCGGCGCCTGCCCGGAGGATGAAGTCGTTCACCTCCGGTGGGCGGGCCGCCCAGAAGTCGGTCATCAGCCGAGGACGGAGCCCACGCTGGTCGCCAGCCGTCGCAGCGACTCGGTCGTCTCGAAGGTCACTCCGGCCAGCCCTTGGGCACCGGCGAACAGACCTCGCTGGGCCGTGTGTTCAGCGGCCGCGCCGAGATAGGAGGCACCGGTGGCGTTGCAGGCAGCGGCGAAGGCCGCCGAGACTGGATCGGCGCCCATCGGCAGGACGCTGATCAGCGTCGCGGCGCCGCCGGCGGTGACTGCTCCGAGTTCCGCGGTGATGGCCGCTTCGACCGCGGCCGACAGGCCGACACCTTCCGGTGAGACGTTGAGAAGTGGCTCGCCCATTGGATTTCTCCTCCCCCACTCCACAATTCGCGATCGACGGCGCGTGCGGATCGTTAGAGCATAGGCCCGTTCCGGGCGGCTGGAAAGGGATAGTTGCGGAGGAAAATAAACTTTCTGCGAAACGGCTGTGAGTCAGCGCCGAAGCTCCCGGCCGGCGTCGAAACGCTCCTCTTCCTGGCCGAGATACCAAGCGTGCCAACGCTGCCAGCGTCGCATCGAGGATTCCTGCCAGTGCCGGTCCAGCTCCGGGGAGAACCGCCGGGCGAGCTCAACGGCGGCGATCAGCGGTGCGCGGCCGACGAGCAGCCCCGCCCCGGGCAGGCCGCTGGGTAGTGCGTAGTGCCGCCGGTTCCACGGCAGCATGAACAGGCGCGTGTAGCCGGCCTGCAACTGCAGGTGAAACCGTGCCCGCAGCCGGTCGGAGGTGCGGGCACCCGCCGGCGGGGTGAAGGACGGGACGAACGCCTCGACCAACTCCGGTCCCAGCGGTCCGGAGTCGTGCTTGCGGGTGGCGTCGAAGTAATACAGCAGCCGCAGCCCGTCGGCGACGGTCTCGGGGTACATCTCGTCGACCCGGCAGCCGACCAGGTGCCCGAGGTACCGGTTGAAGTGCAGTACCGCCCGCATCTCGGCCGGCGAGGTCAAGAATCCCAGTGCGAACAGTCCGAAGGCCGGCCCGACGCTGCCGCCGAGCAGGGTCAGCATCATCTCGGACTGACTGATCGGCAGGCCGTGGACCTCGGCGTCCCACTCCGGGTGTTCGGCCACCCGGGCGCGCACCGAGACGTGCATGACCCGGACCTTCAGCGATACCTCGCGGGCCTTGGACCCGGGCGTCAGCACGGCGCCGGGTTGGCAGACCTCCAGCCACCAGCGGGTGGTCTCCAGATAGCGGTGCAGCGCGCTCTTGCCCGCATAGCCGCCCGACAGCGACAGCGGGATCGCCAGGGATCCCTCGGTGTAGGTGTCCATGGTCCCGGCATTGCCGACCGCGCCGAGGCTGTAGCCCCAGCGCCGCCACACCGCCGCGCCTTCCTCGAGCAGCTCGGGGTCGACCCAGTCCGGGATGGTTTCGAATTCGGCGAACAGCTCGCGCATGGAGTCCGGGGCGTCGGCCACGTTGTCGATGCCGACCGCCAGCGCCTCGTCGAGCAGCTCGCGGGCCCGGTCGGGTCCCATCTCGCCGTGGTAGGTCTGTGCGACGAATCGTTCGGCGACGGGGTCGCCGGCGGTGTGGCCGGCGAGAAACGCTGCGGCCACCTCGTCAGAGGGCAGCAGGTCGAAACCCGTCACCTGCTTGACGCGGTCACGCAGCCGCTGGTGCGCTGGGTCAACGGTCAACTCCACGTCGGCCTCCGTCCCGATGGACAACCCACCTAGGCTAACCCGGTGCTCGACTACATACGCGACGGTACCGAGATCTACCGGCAGTCGTTCGCCGCGATCCGGTCCGAGGCCGACCTGTCGGCGTTTCCCGGCGACGTGGCGGCGGTCGTCGTTCGGATGATCCACACCTGCGGGCAGGTGGATCTGCCCGAGCACATCGCGTTCACCCCGGGAGTCGTCGAGCGGGCTCGCGCCGCACTGGCCGTCGGGGCGCCGGTGCTCTGCGATTCGTCGATGGTGGCGGCCGGGATCACCCGCCCGCGGCTGCCGGCCGACAACGAGGTGATCGCCCTGGTGGCCGATCCGCGGGCGCCGGAGCGGGCCGCCGCGACCGGCAACACCCGCTCGGCCGCCGGGGTGGAGTTGTTCGCCGATCGCCTCGCCGGCGCGGTGGTGGCGATCGGCAATGCGCCCACCGCACTGTTCCGGCTGCTGGAGTTGCTCGACGAGGGCGCTCCGGTGCCCGCCGCGGTGCTGGGCGGCCCGGTCGGGTTCGTCGGATCGGCCCAGTCCAAGGAGGAGCTGATCCGCGATCCGCGTGGCATGGACTACCTGGTGGTGACCGGCCGCCGGGGTGGCAGCGCGATGGCCGCCGCGGCGGTCAACGCGATCGCCAGCACCAGCGAGTCGACCGTGTCGGCCGGGCGGCGAGGTGGCACCGAATGAGCCCGGGCATCCTCTACGGGGTGGGCCTGGGGCCCGGGGACCCGGAGCTGGTGACGGTCAAGGCAGCCCGGGTGATCGGCGCGGCCGACGTGGTGGCGTATCACAGTGCCCGGCACGGGAAGTCGATCGCGCGCCGGATCGCCGAACCCTACCTGCGTGCCGGCCAGACCGAGGAGCACCTGGTGTACCCGGTCACCACCGAGACCGTCGACCATCCCGGCGGTTACGCCGGGGCCATGGAGGACTTCTACGCCGAGGCCGCCGCGCGCATCGCCGCGCATCTGGAGGCCGGCCGGGATGTGGCGCTGCTGGCCGAGGGCGATCCGCTGTTCTACAGCAGCTACATGCACATGCACTCCCGGCTGACCGAGCGGTTCTCCGCGGTGATCGTCCCCGGGGTGACCGCGGTGAGCGCGGCTTCGGCGGCGGTGGCCACCCCGCTGGTGACCGGCGAGGAGATCCTGACCGTGCTGCCGGGCACCCTCGGTGGCGCCGAGTTGACCCGGCGGCTGGCCGACACCGACGCCGCGGTGGTGATGAAGCTGGGCCGCTCGTTCCCGAAAGTGCGCCGCGCCCTGGAGGATTCCGGCCGTATCGGCGACGCCTACTACGTCGAGCGGGCCAGCACGCAGGATCAGCAGGTGGCACCGGCGGATCAGGTCGACGCCGACACGGTGCCGTATTTCTCACTCGTTCTGGTGCCCGGTGGCCGCCCGGTCGACCACGCAGGGTCCGGCGCGGTGGTGGTCGTGGGCCTGGGTCCCGGAGATCCGGAGTGGCTGACCCCGCAGAGCCGCCGGGAACTCGCCGCGGCGACGGACCTGATCGGCTACGGGCCCTACCTGGACCGGGTGGCACCGCGGGCCGGTCAGGTCCGGCACCCGTCGGACAACACCGATGAGCCGGAACGGGCCCGGCTGGCCTGCCGGCTGGCCGCCGAGGGACGACGGGTCGCCGTGGTGTCCTCCGGGGATCCCGGGGTGTTCGCGATGGCGACCGCCGTGTTGGAGGAGGCGGTGAACCACCCCGGCGTGGACGTGCGGGTGATCCCGGCGATGACGGCCGCCAATGCCGTCGCGAGCCGGGCCGGGGCGCCACTGGGGCACGACTACGCCGTCATCTCGCTGTCCGACCGGCTCAAGCCGTGGGACGTCATCGAGGCACGGCTGCGGGCGGCGGCCGCCGCCGATCTGGTGCTGGCGATCTACAACCCGGCATCGAAGTCGCGGACCTGGCAGGTGGCGGCGATGCGGGATCTGCTGTTGGAGCACCGGGACCCGTCGACGCCGGTGGTGCTGGGCCGCGATGTCGGCGGTGCGGGCGAACGGGTGCGGGTGGTGACGCTCGGCGAGCTGGACCCCGGGGAGGTGGATATGCGGACACTGCTGATCATCGGCTCGTCGCAGACCGTCCGCGACGGAGACCGGGTGTTCACCCCGCGACGGTATCCGGGAGCAGTTGAGTAGATTTGCCCACGGATGCCCGGGTGAGCATTTTCGGCATGGAAACACCACAACCGCTGCTCCGTACCACCTACGCCTACTTCGTCCAGTCCGCGATCGCCTTCGGGGTGTCGTTCGGCGCCCTGGCGATCGGCGTCACCTTTCTACCGATCTCGGTCTGGCAGCGCGGCTTCCTCGCCGTCTGCGGGCTCTTCCTGGTGACGAGTTGCTTCAACCTGGCGAAGGTCATCCGCGACCAGCACGAGGCACAACTGATCCGCAACCGGGTCGACGAGGCGCGCATCGAGCAGATGTACGTCGACCACAATCCGCTCAAGGGCGTCGGCTGAGGCGTTCCCCCACCGATCCGGCCACCGACACCGACGTGTCGGTGGCCGGACACGTTCATCGGCACGTTCAACCAGATCCTCGCCACGCCCGGCGGAGTCCCCTCCGGCGGTGACGTGCACGCCTACCCTGGGGCACCATGAACACTCCCCCGGTTGACCGGCTGGTCCTCTACAAGCACGGCATTGCGCTGGTGGGGCGCAGCGGACCCGTCGACGGGGATTTCGAGCTGACCCTGCGCCGCGAGGACATGCCCGACGTGCTGAAGTCGCTGTCGGTCGAGGTTGCCGACGGCGCGGCGTCGGTGGGTGCCATCTCCTTCGACTCGCCGTCGGAACCGGCGCGCGAACTGGCCGAGCGAAACCTGCTGCTGGGCTCCGGTGCCGCACTGGTCGGACTGCTGGACGCGGTCCGCGGCCGGATGGTCGAGGTCGATCTGGGCGAGGGTGTTCGCCGGCGCGGCGAAGTCGTCGGCGTCGATGATTCAGGCCCGGATCGCCGAGTGCTGTTGCTGCGCACCGAATCCGGCACGGTGAGCCTGGTCGATCTGGCCGGTGCACACGGTGTGCAGCTGGCCGAGGAGCCGTCGCGCCAGGACCTGGACTACCTGGTTGACCGTTCCCGGGCGGCGTCGGCCGGCCCGACCTGCACGGTCGGGGTGGTGGTGCGGGGCCGGGCCGAGCGGGTGGCGCTGTCCTACATCGTTCCCTCGCCGATGTGGCGGGTGTCCTATCGGCTGGTCCGCACCGGTGAGCGGTTGGCGCTGACGGCGCTGGGTCTGGTGCACAATCCGCTCGACGAGGACCTGCGCGATGTGGCATTGACGCTGACCACCGGGCAACCGGTGAGCTTCGACATCGACCTGTATCACCCGCGCACCGTGCACCGCGCCGTCATCGAGGAGCGGGAACGCGGTGCCGACCTGATGGTGGCCGGTGGTATCGCTCCATCGCCCCCGTCCGGTGCGGGACCGGTGAGCAGGTCGATGGCCGCACCCGCAAACGCCTATGCCGTCGATCGCGTCGAAACCGGTGACCGCGGTGAGTATTTCGAGTACCGGATCCCCGCAACGATGTCGATCAAGCGCGGCGGTGCGGCTATGGTCCCGCTGGCGGTATCCGAGGCCGACGACGTCCGGCGCGAACTGGTGTGGGCCGATGGCGAGGATCGAGCACCCGACATCACCCTGACCTTCACCAACAGCACCGGCATCGTGCTGGAGGAGGGCCCGGCGGTGATCTACGAGGACGGCGGCTACGCCGGCGAGGCCATGGTGGACTTCACCGCCCGCGGTGCCACGGTCCGGCTCGCGTTCGCCAAGGATCTGGCGGTGCGCTGCAGCCGGGATGCCGACGTCATCACCGTGGCAGTTCGCGTTCAGCTGGCCCAGGAGGCCGCCGTCGAGGAACGGCGCCGACAGAAGCAGCACACCCTCACCGTGGAGAATGACCACGACGA contains these protein-coding regions:
- a CDS encoding oxygenase MpaB family protein, giving the protein MELTVDPAHQRLRDRVKQVTGFDLLPSDEVAAAFLAGHTAGDPVAERFVAQTYHGEMGPDRARELLDEALAVGIDNVADAPDSMRELFAEFETIPDWVDPELLEEGAAVWRRWGYSLGAVGNAGTMDTYTEGSLAIPLSLSGGYAGKSALHRYLETTRWWLEVCQPGAVLTPGSKAREVSLKVRVMHVSVRARVAEHPEWDAEVHGLPISQSEMMLTLLGGSVGPAFGLFALGFLTSPAEMRAVLHFNRYLGHLVGCRVDEMYPETVADGLRLLYYFDATRKHDSGPLGPELVEAFVPSFTPPAGARTSDRLRARFHLQLQAGYTRLFMLPWNRRHYALPSGLPGAGLLVGRAPLIAAVELARRFSPELDRHWQESSMRRWQRWHAWYLGQEEERFDAGRELRR
- a CDS encoding PPE domain-containing protein; protein product: MTDFWAARPPEVNDFILRAGAGVGTTAAAAVGYAMELAGCETAAGVSMGNAAALAPEFVGVAGIGSQLTQTMLNTTLHLLSAWLMEKPPVFATAINAYLTATSTMIPAALCEGNRVQWEALCAANIPALGMLTPQIIEKDVEYFGGMWPNNAGVGTGYSAALMALIPALAVPPPITAMGASPAAPAEAGAAVAEATATGAAGTAMQASKAAAGLAGEAAGGPAQGMDSVIGQVSGVTQQVGQVGSQLMQTVTGIPMQLGQTAFGAFQALPGMFGSFGRGETALAPELADEAVPRTAEPVRATGGVPVSAGLGPTAGSGPARGAAVGLTSYTRPSSNFAPESGGRPTGWRTAGALNAAEARVATGGAAMPMAPGMLGRVGAGSGRAEDISRVKVVAGSPATRD
- a CDS encoding WXG100 family type VII secretion target, producing MDKITYALPTILDAAGQTVQHGVGLADISGDVEAKTNALVADFQGIGADGFFLHQQELLRALKHLAETVGNHGGAVQTVCDSAAITDQTVANFFG
- a CDS encoding DUF4139 domain-containing protein, giving the protein MNTPPVDRLVLYKHGIALVGRSGPVDGDFELTLRREDMPDVLKSLSVEVADGAASVGAISFDSPSEPARELAERNLLLGSGAALVGLLDAVRGRMVEVDLGEGVRRRGEVVGVDDSGPDRRVLLLRTESGTVSLVDLAGAHGVQLAEEPSRQDLDYLVDRSRAASAGPTCTVGVVVRGRAERVALSYIVPSPMWRVSYRLVRTGERLALTALGLVHNPLDEDLRDVALTLTTGQPVSFDIDLYHPRTVHRAVIEERERGADLMVAGGIAPSPPSGAGPVSRSMAAPANAYAVDRVETGDRGEYFEYRIPATMSIKRGGAAMVPLAVSEADDVRRELVWADGEDRAPDITLTFTNSTGIVLEEGPAVIYEDGGYAGEAMVDFTARGATVRLAFAKDLAVRCSRDADVITVAVRVQLAQEAAVEERRRQKQHTLTVENDHDEPVTVVFELSAHPDHLLSPAQNATALPPPGRHTRRFQVTAPAHATATASVLETWSDYTQIDYQQLAPGRLDDWLAGRSLDTETIGALSGVLGNWEQAKRLDARCEQLTVERDDVFAAQSRIAEQLAVLGTDGPEGELRARQVGELQRRIAQVTAIEAGIAEVRADAAAARQAATNALGALIGS
- a CDS encoding precorrin-2 C(20)-methyltransferase, with protein sequence MSPGILYGVGLGPGDPELVTVKAARVIGAADVVAYHSARHGKSIARRIAEPYLRAGQTEEHLVYPVTTETVDHPGGYAGAMEDFYAEAAARIAAHLEAGRDVALLAEGDPLFYSSYMHMHSRLTERFSAVIVPGVTAVSAASAAVATPLVTGEEILTVLPGTLGGAELTRRLADTDAAVVMKLGRSFPKVRRALEDSGRIGDAYYVERASTQDQQVAPADQVDADTVPYFSLVLVPGGRPVDHAGSGAVVVVGLGPGDPEWLTPQSRRELAAATDLIGYGPYLDRVAPRAGQVRHPSDNTDEPERARLACRLAAEGRRVAVVSSGDPGVFAMATAVLEEAVNHPGVDVRVIPAMTAANAVASRAGAPLGHDYAVISLSDRLKPWDVIEARLRAAAAADLVLAIYNPASKSRTWQVAAMRDLLLEHRDPSTPVVLGRDVGGAGERVRVVTLGELDPGEVDMRTLLIIGSSQTVRDGDRVFTPRRYPGAVE
- a CDS encoding ESX secretion-associated protein EspG is translated as MLTTTIDGLWVLQVLTGIEVLGPELGLRPHLPRAETRESALGLPIAEELRRCGLIDDAGRVDPPVAEWLTVAERRDIALVVNVVTPAPGPPARVLLARFAQWWVVLERCDDLVRIGPAGTSTTLLGATALIGEQIDRLCGRAEPAPLKPVTLPAEAVAGVRDTTAMRALLRSQGLDGEQIRLLSLAGDPEKSAQAGVVAVQSGVDGGARAVVEAGAVTVLDTPEGRIVAEVVVRAGRRWLIAGPGTSRAIMAAVGAMLGRLPAESDWYSYRKVV
- a CDS encoding precorrin-8X methylmutase; translated protein: MLDYIRDGTEIYRQSFAAIRSEADLSAFPGDVAAVVVRMIHTCGQVDLPEHIAFTPGVVERARAALAVGAPVLCDSSMVAAGITRPRLPADNEVIALVADPRAPERAAATGNTRSAAGVELFADRLAGAVVAIGNAPTALFRLLELLDEGAPVPAAVLGGPVGFVGSAQSKEELIRDPRGMDYLVVTGRRGGSAMAAAAVNAIASTSESTVSAGRRGGTE
- a CDS encoding YiaA/YiaB family inner membrane protein, which translates into the protein METPQPLLRTTYAYFVQSAIAFGVSFGALAIGVTFLPISVWQRGFLAVCGLFLVTSCFNLAKVIRDQHEAQLIRNRVDEARIEQMYVDHNPLKGVG
- a CDS encoding PE domain-containing protein, whose product is MGEPLLNVSPEGVGLSAAVEAAITAELGAVTAGGAATLISVLPMGADPVSAAFAAACNATGASYLGAAAEHTAQRGLFAGAQGLAGVTFETTESLRRLATSVGSVLG